A region of the Gopherus flavomarginatus isolate rGopFla2 chromosome 3, rGopFla2.mat.asm, whole genome shotgun sequence genome:
TTTATTATTGGTCTGGTCCTTAATTAATAACAACATTAGGGTTGTGAAAGCTGTTCCGCTAGAACTGAGGCTGGGGACCAGCGTCTTTTTCAACCACACAAGATTTTTATGATTAAAAACTGAGTTTTCTTTTAGATTATTTATCCAATCAAGTATTCAGGCATTGAAATAGGCCTGTGTTTTTTTCATTGAACCATAGGACATGAATAGGACAAAAGTGTGTGTCCTACTTTCACCAACTGTAGGGTGACCTTATGTTTGTTCCATGGCCCAAGATTCCTACTAGAATAAAAGTGAGTCATGCAGGCTTCTGTAGCAAGAATGTGGCCTTAGGTTTGACACAGGGTGCTAAAGCTATGAGATACTGTCGAAAGAGAAGATATTCCAAATGCAAAGCTAATATACTATCCTTAACCTACTAGTTATTATAAATGcttaaaattagctctgctcgGGAATATTCTGCTCTGGTCaggatgtgaaggccaagaccataacagagttccaaaaagaactatataaattcatggaggataggtccatcaatggctattagccagaatggacatggatggtgtccctaatctctgtttgccagaagctaggaatatggacaggggatggatcacttgatgattacatgttctgttcattccctctgggtcacctgactttggccactgttggaagccaagatcctgggctagatggacctttggtctgacccggtatggccattacGTTCTATTCTGTAGAAATGTTTCTTAATGGAAAATGGAACTGCTGGAAAATCAGTATTTTGCATGGAAAACTGCAATTTTCAATCATTAAGTATTTTGTTTTAGGTCAAGTGGccccaaatcaaaacatttcagtttcttgaatcaaattgaaacatttagtttCAGGTCAGTTTGACATTAATCTGTGGCATCTCATGAGAGTTGTAATTCAGGTGCATTGTGCCCCCATTCCCATTTATGGACTGGCTCCTTAGGCTGAACAATATTTCCTTGATGCTCTATGGTCTCCATTCTGGTTGAACTGACACTGTGAACAAGGAAAGTAACATGACATTAGTGCCTGATgagagatgtagtctggccagggagTGAGCCAAGCACATAGAGGAGAACAGATGTCTGAGGCACCCAAACTACTACTGCTATGACATACCAAGGCAGCTCAGGCAAATACATTTCAATATCGAATAAGGCTAGAATAAAATGTGTTGACATTtccaaatataattttttttctgaactttGTCCGTTCCATcaacatcttttatttttttaattgaaaattcaaaattttagAATTGTCACAAGATGAAAATtccaaattttgaccagctctctcAGAATTCCTTACATTCCAAAATCCCACATTGCTTTTCAGTCCTTTCAGTATTATACATCAATCTTAGAGCCTCGTTATACCCAGGAGATGCAATGACACAAACGTGATCCAGGTGACAGATTTTagcaaaaatcaaatcaaatcttcAGCTTCAACAACATTATACATTCTGTCAAAAGTTCTATTTTCAGACATCTTCTAGTCTCATTTGTTTTCCTAACATAAGTCTATAGGATACTTTATTTAGATACTATTTCTTACTGTGCTACAGTAGGATCTGATCAAACCCTTTATTTAATATCAACAATCTGAGCTAAAATGAAGCTAGGTGTGGCTTACATACCCATCTATCCCTCTTTTATATTATATATGTGTTTCAAGTGCAGTGATTTATAGTGAGTACTGCACATTAATTACTCTTTGAATGTAAGCTGATCCTGAAATGGTCATTTGTCTCCATTTACTTAAAGCAGGATTCAACCAAGCCCCATTAATGAATCCCTTATAGGCACAATAAGGTAGGATAAGGATGGAGCCGCAGCctttaattctatttttttttttgtgggtgggAGGCTGAGAACACTAATTGTATCTTTTCCCAGTGGTTTAATACTCTCTAGCATGCTTATCTGAAATCCTGTCCATTAGTAAGacatatttcacacacacacacacacacacacacactggatagTGCTCCCTCATTGAGGCACGCATGGTACCACACAGTTAAAATCTGATAAACAACAATTCAAATCACAAacaatatgtaaaaaaaaaaacccagttctAATGTACTAAAAAGTCAAACAAAAGTGAATCATGAATGTGCTAtacctctatctcgatataatacgacccaatataacaagaatttggatataatgctgtaaagcagtgctccgggagggcTGCACAAGTACTTGTGAAAGGCTTCAAACCCTCGAAGCGAACTTCTAACTAATGGGGAGGTCAAGGAAGAAATTTTTCTGTGGGTTTCTTGCTCTTTCCTTTGGAACTGCTGATATTGACCACTGCTGGAAACAGGATGCTAAACTAGTTGGAACGCTGGTCTGATCTCCGTTTCTAAAACGTGTTCCAATAGCTAAGGCTGTGTGTGAGCAATTGCTTAATGCCGTAAGGGCTGCCACTTACACCCTACACATTCACTCGCAACTAATTGTGCCTGAATTTGCAGACATTACTCAGCCTCCCACTGTAGTCAACAGAAGTATAGCGACTCCAGGATTGGATCTCTTGCTTGCAAAATCCTTTGAGATGCCATAAGGATAAAGGTGATGAAGAACAAATTTTGTTTTCTAatatttcattttctctctccagaaaCTTGGGTCAACATGTCGATGGTGCAAGCATTTCTGAAACAGGCATGGTTTATGGACAATGAGGAGCAGGAGTGCATTGTAAGTACTGCAACCTCCCAAGAGCATAACTTTCACATACAAATGACTTTAGAAACACAGTTTAAAACATCAGCACAGATTGAGTCCAACATTTTGGCAATCTGTATTTTGTAATATACTTAAGGGATGAAATCATTCCTTCTTTAAGACAATGGCAAACTTCTCATTAACTTCATTTGGGCCAGGATTTTACGCTAGGTACTACTAGCATATGTCTATGATGGAAAGTCCAGTATCAGATAACAGATATTATTCTTATTTACACACAGTAACATCTAGTTACCAGTTTGTATCCAACATCCATTTGGGACAACCATTTCAGTTACTGTAATGACATGTCATTCTCTGTAGCCAGCCATTGATACTATAAGAAGCAAAGCTAAAATGAGCCCATTCCCACACAAGGGAATATGGACACCTAAGACTATCAGGATGAAATGACATTTAAAGAGGACACAGGGACTCCTAGTGCcatgaaaatttcaaaacaaacgaACATAGGAAACCCAGAGTCTGAGACTAGTAATGTGAAGGAGGAACTGATTTCATCAAAATAAGTTCTTTGTTCTCATGTAGATATGGTATGATTTGgataaaaaatgattagggtgggAAAGATCATTGAATATTATAACAAATGGGATCTTAAACAATGAGTACTAGGACCTTCTCTCATCAATGATACCAGAAAGATTTGCAAAATGGAAATGTTCTGCatcattaaaaaaattctgatgatACAGAGATATGAAACATTATTGATACAACAAGGAGGATTCTGATAACCTAATGGATGTCAGTGTCGCTAAAAAATAAAGTGATACACCAGTGAGAAGTCACAGTATATGTGGAAAGTAACATTTGGGGCAGATGATAGGCTAAGGTGGCTTTAAACCATTTTGTGgaaccccagtcctgcagcctttcCATCCAGGGACTGCCTGAGCACAGCAGCCTTCTGGCCAGACTCCCTTTTCACCAGCATGACAGCCCCAGTTGCACCATTACAGCCTGGAATTCTTTTCATGAGCAGTTGCTTATGGCAGCCAAAGTAAAAATTAAATCATAGGGCATGTCTGAGACATGGGGGCACTGAAGTAGGCAGTGCTTCTTCTTAATGTGCCACATCTACCAACAATAATTCTAGTGGACATTTAATAGTATTAAGTACATGCGAATCTCCCTAGTCTAGCTTTGCCAAGTTACATGTGTATGTTAATAAACACACATCATGATATAATTATGGAAGTAGGCCATCCACGCAGTTGCTTAGTGAGATATCAGCACTTCAAGAATATTAAGTAGTTCGTTTTGCCCTATGCATCACAATGTATCCGGTGCATGTATACCTTGCTTCTTGTGTCTTCTTCCTTAATCATTCACTTCTAAAGTTCTTTAAAATATATCCAGTAAAAAGAGAAAAGGCAGGAGATAAGACTGAAGACACAGAGAACAGATGTTTAATTCTACGAAAGTTCAGATATTAGCATTTGACCCAACTGATGTAGTAGTAAAGTGCGCTATCAGACCTCACACCCAAACATATTTGGATACCAATAGTTTGCActtatatattttatttcatcctaggatttcaaagcattttacacatTAATTAATAAAGCTTCACGAAACCTCTGTGAGCTGGGTAACTATTAATCTCACACTGACGTCAGTGGAGTTGTTCCTGATGCACTGGCACTGCTGGACCAAAAACAGACCTgcgtgagttgcccaaggtcacacaacaagtCAGTGGTAGGGCTGGTAATTATATAACTATACAGCCTTGTGCTCTACTCTTTCCCTTCTTTGATAATGGGGTTACAAAGGGATAACATTCCCTTCCTTAATAATGGTACAGAGTAGTAAGTTCTCCCAATTAGGAAACTCACATGAGCTGCTTGTGGGCATAAAATGAGTCTCTGAGAAATGACCAAATTCTGTTTCTTTTAGAAAAATTCAAAACGTGGATCTGCAGTCCATACCTACCCTAACTTCAATCCATCATCTGATGCTGCCGCATTGGACAAAGCTATAACTGCTAAGGGTAAGAAGAGTAAAAATATGACACACCATTATAGAATTAGGATTTTTCCCCAGGGAAATTGAGAATGAATAACCTTAAATAAAATGACAGAACCGGAGGTAACAGCATTCAGCAGAGAAAACTCATACATATCTAATAGACTAGCAAGTTATCAAAACTACTGCATTCTGAATGTGTCACATGGGAAAAACTGGAACGTTTTGATTTCTTAACTTTGTGTTTCAATTTCAGACTGTAACACTGCATTAACAGTTTGTGCATTTTTTTGCACAAAGGGTAGCAATATTATAAATTTAATCTTTAAAGAACTGAAGGAGAATTATTACATGCCAAGTTAATGATTTTGATTTGATTCCCATTAAAAGTCCCCAAAATTAAGATGTGAATTTGCTGATACTGTGCTATGTACTCTTTCAATTACTCTTTTGTCTTTAATGAATTTCACATTGGGCAGAATATGACATCTTTTTCAATTAGACTTACTGAAATTAAACATGAGCATGATAGCTATAATATTTATTCTGTTTAGCTACGGCCTAGTCTGGGTACTTCACTCAGAACATTTCAGTGACTTTGTATATGACACCATAGCAAAAATGGATTTCAACAACTTTTAAGGAACTATTTATCTGCTTTCTTGGCTATAATCACAATTTAGTAAATTAATTACTAAATTTTCTCCTTGGATAAATGTAAATGTGTCTAGCAGTGTAAACAAGACAAATTTCAGAGAATATAATGTACAAATCATGATTTGTACACATAACTTAGAGATACTGGCAAGCAAAATGGAAGGATGATTAAAATGATttacaaatatttgttttccatCACTTTCAGGTGTGGATGAAGCAACCATCATTGATATCTTGACTAAAAGAAGCAATGGACAACGCCAGCAGATCAAAGCTGCATACCAGCAGTCTAAAGGAAAGGTACAGTAAAAACAAGGCTGCCGTTAATATGCAGCTTGAGTTTTTCAATTTTTGCAGCTAGTCCTGACAGTCCATGCAGTTTTAGCTTCCCAAAACATAATATTACAGGGAATCTTCTCTATGTAGTTGCTGAAGGCTGTGGCCGGGAATGATAATGTTGTACTGCAATTACAATGCACCCTCAGATGTGCAAAGGCTATTAAACTTTTAACATAATGGCCATCATCGTCCTGAGATAAAGTTCAAGGCTCTAATCCTGCAAATCACCAAGCACCTTAAAGCCCCAATGGACTCATTGAGAGCCATTGGGAGTTGAGAGCTCTCACTAATTTTCTGGAGGCATTTAGTACTTTGCAGGATTATGCTCCAACAAAGCAATTCTCAGCATGATGTTCACTTGTTATCTTGGGTATCTATATGAATTGCCAATCTAATGGTATATAGAAAAGCAAACATAAAGGGCAGGCTGTGGCTAGCCCTTATGCAAGTGTACAGGGGGAAGGATGCAAGAAACCTTGTGCATCTTGCATAAGGATAAGGTTGCCAATTCTcgaggattgtcctggagttgccaggaattaaagattaatatttaattaaatatgttgtaatgaaacctccaggaatatgtccaatcaAAATTGGCAATATCTGTGTGTGGAGAACCAGAAGGAATTTCTTCATGTGTGCTCAAGAAGGGGTATCATTCCAAAAGGGGCAAGGAAGAGGCAGGATCTTGGCCCTGCCTCACTTCTACACCAGCCCATTGAATGGGTCTGGTGCACAGTCTGCTCCATCCTAATGGATGTTACAGACTGCACCCTTACTGCCCTCGGTGCTCAGGGGAGTTTGGGGATCATCGTATCTCCTTTAGAAGGTTGCAGCACTGCACCTCCCTACAACGAACTCTCCAGTCTAGCCCATAACTTTACTGAAATATTATTTAAACAATCGATATATCTAAATTATTGAGCCCTTTAAGTCACAAAGAAACCAGCAATCAAGATACTCACCCTGAAGTGGCTTGCAGGGAACCACTAAGAAAACAGTTCTAAAAAAGTGCCTTTTTGTGTCTAGGTTTTCTGTCTTCCGGTTCAGCAAACCTCACTGTGGTATATACAGCCTTATCCCGCCCCAGAGAGGAAGCCCCAGCTTTGCAATTCTCTTTTTCTATTAAGGCTTACATTAAAACACAGTTTCAAAGTCACAAAGAGCTTTAGGATTCATCTCACccctttttaaaactaaaatttaattttcaattttgataatatgaaagattttaaaatgctaaagcaTATTCTCTAGGGACCTACACACTCTAGTAACTGGTTGAGTATCAGAAACTAAGCAGAATTCAGCAGATATTGACTACTAAATCTAGTGCTCCCTTAGCAACCCCACTGATTTAGGAGGTCCTAACTTGCAGAACAGAGTACCTCTGCTTGGTGTATCAATAAAGAGGTGACAATTCTTAAAGCAATTATTGCAGGCTTGTTTAGGGGGTGGGCATAGGGCTATAATTTTTGCACACAGTGAAGTATCAAGAACTGCatttaaggccttggctacactggcgctttacagcgctgcaactttctcgctcaggggtgtgaaaaaaacacccccccgagcgctgcaagatacagcactgtaaagcctcagtgtaaacagtgccacagcgctgggagcgcggctcccagcgctgcaagctaaaccccatgaggaggtagagtacgtgcagtgctgggagagctctctcccagcattggcactgtgaccacactcacacttcaaagcactgctgcggcagtgctttgaagttttgagtgtagccaagccctaagttagGAAGAGTTGATATATAGGATATGTGAAGATCCACTACTAATCCTAAACTTGCAAGATCTCTCACATCACTTTCCAGTACTTGTTTGAAAATCTCCATTTTAATAGTGTGGTTTCCAACTTCTTTATTCCTAACTAGGCAAACACAAAAGCTCCCCACCCACTCAAATGCATCTGTAAGCAAGTCACAATCACAATAACCATATTAGCTACTTACAGGATTACTTACTTTGGATTTATTTTGTCTTCAGTGCAGTATGCAGGAGAGAGTACTTCTGAACACTTTGTAATAGCTAGTTAAAGAATCATCAACATGAATAAAATGCAGACAAAGTACCTGAAGTTTAAAACATGATTCTCTATAATGGAAGGTGAATTTTTTTACCTAAGGAAGGTAGAATAGGATTGCTCATTCATTTTCTGGGTGCTTCTGAACTGTGGGTCTTTAAAGCTTGACAGCTTACAATTGTGTATCCTTCCTTGTAGTCTCTGGAAGAAGCTTTGAAAAAAGCCCTCAGAAGTCAGCTTGAAGAAGTTGTCCTGGCTCTGTTGAAAACTCCAGCCCAGTTTGATGCTGAGGAGCTCAGGGCTGCTATGAAGGTATGGCAATAAAATTTCAGCACAAGTCCCAACTTAAACAACTCTGCTGCTATCCTTGCTTATATTCTGCAATTATATTCAgattggaatattggttgcaGTGCCAAATAAGAACACTAATAAATTCAAAGTGTCAGACAAGAGTAGCatctgtattatttatttaaaagtttgTGAAGATGCATCCATAGCTTGCAAGTACCAATCAGTTAAAAGTATGAGCGTGAATAGTTCTAATTTCACCCTCTGAAAACTGGACTATTTAATACCCTGGTGCAATAAAGCCAAGCTGTTGATTTGCACCTGCTAaataatttccttttgtttgcttcatGACTATAATTATTTCATCAAGTTTGTTAACATCTGAGTTTATTTGCATCAGTTCGATGTATACAGTCATCTTGAATACAGTATTTGGTTCCTGAACCGTTAATTTTGAAGACTAAATGAGAAAAATTCCATGTAGGAAAAAGACTTTCTGAATTGCCCCAGGTGAATCAGAAGAAGCACAAATGCCCCCCtccttacttttaaaaaaaatataccaCCACCACAAAGCAGCAGAATGGACTAATTCTTCAAAGTTAAAGTTATAGTCAGGCCAAGTAAAAATTCTGATGGAGAAAATTTATTTAACACTAGACATATGGAAATATAACCCATAAGTTAAAGTTCAGGTGGCAAATGCAGCCCTTGACAAGGGTTGAACAAATGGTGCTCTTTCACTTCTGTCATTTCCCTATAACATTTATTAAattactaattttttaaaaaaggaattttaTTTCCTTCCACCCAGTTTTCTCAGAGCAAGCCCTACCTATAAGCTGCTCAGTCTTTGTaatacctctctcagacattagtaGCATTAAGTATGATAAAGAGGAATTATAGTAAAAATAATTTATGGGATGGTGTGAAATGCCTATTGTTTCTGATTGACTGGAAGGCTTGGCTTACTGTATACGGGCTCCCAGATCAAATAACCTTCCAAAAACTTATGTATCTGTAATCAAGGACATTGATTTTAGAGTTATCACATGTGGTTCTGTGCTTCTAGATGTTGTGTTTCCCTAGTTACATAAGGTCAGACAAAATTTGCTCAACTATTTTCCAACAGGGGCTTGGAACTGATGAAGATACCTTAAGATTCTGGCTTCAAGGAACAACAGGGAAATCAGAGAAATCTGCAGAGTCTACAGGGACGGTAATTCATAGGTTGTAAAATTACATGCATAGAACATATCATTGAGGAAGGAATAAAGGCATGGTTGGTCAAGCTGTTTCTCTCCCTAGTGGTGGTGATTTTGAAGCATCCATGACCAATAAGTCTGAGAAATTCCATTCCTGGCATAAAAAGTTTCACTCCAAAGCAGCAGGAGAGCCTTACTGTTCCCTGCTTCTTCTCATGTAAACCAGACTCCTTATGGAAAATGTGACTcaggaaaattttaaaaagagatggACCTAAACCATCCTCCCCCTTCTATTTCCAAGGTTAGATATTTGGATCAGACTCCAGACTTCACAGTTCATCTCAATTTATTAGTAAACAAATTAGAGAGGGCACATAAAATTATGCAAAGATAGTTTCCCACAAAGATAACAATGGACCCAGATTAAAATGACTAATTCCAATATTGATAAAAACACATATTTAAGTAGGAGATTTGGAACTGGAAGGAATATTTCTATAAATGAGATgaaagaattctttaaaatattgtgggattttttttattgttttcttattttattgTAGAGCTTAAGAGAGATCTTGCAAAAGACATTGTCTCAGATACATCCGGAGACTTCCAAAAGGCTTTGCTTGCTCTAGCCAAGGTATGTCATGTTCAAATACTTTCagtaaactttatttttaagaaagagttAATAGTCTTGGTTGAGTTAGATGACGTATGTACATCAGCCAGAGAAACCATGGGGGACTTGTTTGTTGCTTAttactctttatttaaaaaaaaaaatcttactatgtGGAGCAAAATTTCTCTTTAAATAAGTTGATGTTTAGAATAATGTTTTCATCCTACTAGAAGTTACAAGAAAAATCCTGATTTTCACTGGCttctgtttgcttttaaacttTTTCACTTGATCAGAGTTTATAAGTATTTTGAAAGTAATAATAGAAGTCATAGAAATTATTTAATCTCAGAAG
Encoded here:
- the ANXA1 gene encoding LOW QUALITY PROTEIN: annexin A1 (The sequence of the model RefSeq protein was modified relative to this genomic sequence to represent the inferred CDS: inserted 1 base in 1 codon) produces the protein MSMVQAFLKQAWFMDNEEQECIKNSKRGSAVHTYPNFNPSSDAAALDKAITAKGVDEATIIDILTKRSNGQRQQIKAAYQQSKGKSLEEALKKALRSQLEEVVLALLKTPAQFDAEELRAAMKGLGTDEDTLXILASRNNREIREICRVYRDELKRDLAKDIVSDTSGDFQKALLALAKGDRNEDGRVNEELADNDARALYEAGEKRKGTDINVFITILTTRSFPHLRRVFQKYTKFSQHDMNKALDLELKGDIENCLTAIVKCATSKPAFFAEKLNLAMKGSGTRHKILNRIMVSRSEVDMNEIKGYYKKLYGIPLCQAILDETKGDYETILVALCGGDN